One Equus quagga isolate Etosha38 chromosome 5, UCLA_HA_Equagga_1.0, whole genome shotgun sequence genomic window carries:
- the C5H1orf174 gene encoding UPF0688 protein C1orf174 homolog produces MRSRKLTGGVRSSARLRARSCSARLASAQDVDITTSAGTVCQTSLSHKAADRRTSKKFKYDRGHLVKSELQKLAPKSASTAEARAPPASACEAAPRGAAEAGARPAEEAAVAAQRCRGVRDACSPETAELALPQRGAPSGEESASSPAARDGSAPEPQPAQTPALQMDNSVFLDDDSNQPMPVSRFFGNVELMQDLPPASSSCPSMSRREFRKMHFRAKDDDDDDDDDDAEM; encoded by the exons ATGAGGAGCCGGAAG CTCACAGGTGGAGTGCGGTCCTCAGCGCGCCTAAGAGCCCGGAGTTGCTCAGCCAGGTTGGCCTCTGCTCAGGACGTCGACATCACCACGTCTGCCGGCACAGTATGTCAG ACTTCCTTGTCACACAAAGCCGCTGACAGGCGAACCTCCAAGAAGTTCAAGTATGACAGAGGTCATCTGGTGAAATCGGAGTTACAGAAGCTGGCCCCTAAGAGCGCCAGCACCGCTGAAGCCAGAGCGCCGCCTGCGAGCGCCTGTGAAGCCGCGCCTCGGGGGGCTGCGGAGGCTGGCGCGCGGCCGGCAGAGGAGGCGGCCGTTGCTGCGCAGCGCTGCCGGGGCGTGCGTGACGCCTGCTCACCAGAGACTGCGGAGCTGGCCCTGCCGCAGCGCGGCGCCCCTTCAGGAGAGGAGTCCGCCAGCAGCCCCGCCGCGCGGGACGGGTCGGCGCCGGAGCCCCAGCCAGCGCAGACGCCCGCCCTGCAGATGGACAACAGCGTGTTTCTCGACGACGACAGCAATCAGCCGATGCCAGTGAGTCGCTTCTTCGGAAACGTGGAGCTCATGCAA GACCTTCCACCGGCGTCTTCCTCGTGTCCCTCAATGAGCAGGCGAGAATTCAGGAAGATGCATTTCAGAGCCAAagacgacgacgacgacgacgacgatGACGACGCGGAAATGTAG